The following proteins are co-located in the Pedobacter sp. FW305-3-2-15-E-R2A2 genome:
- a CDS encoding Rv1355c family protein, whose amino-acid sequence MLVLENLIKEDFTTCEPKFFRIYQQQDKDALEALLKDKPHTKIHDEIETQLDDLIKSQHPKKKPEPAEMEALKIKHIGNLSKLEYGVWVYYPWSERLVHLLDEEEFIAVRTNRNIYKITPEERDILGKQKIGVVGLSVGQSISITMAMERGFGEIRLADFDLLELTNLNRIRTGVQNLGIKKVVLVAREIKEIDPFLKVTCFDDGMTEENMDRFFTEGGNLDIVVDECDGLDIKILLRHKAKSLGIPVVQDMSDRGTLDVERFDLEPERPILHGWIDHLDHTQVKYLKTNEEKVPFLLAMIGVDTLSNRLKASMVEVGQSITTWPQLASAVALGGALGADVCRRISLKQYTESGRYFVDLEDLIGDKNKAKDNDYNVVDYTAEVLTENEMNQAIAAISSKEIESFPLSTEQVEQLVSAAAIAPSAGNNQPWKWVARSGKLYLFHDEQHSVSWGDFDNITSNIAFGTAIENIKLEAGKAGLTTSYLPFPNPENKRLVAAFSFQKTDVAYATDLAAGMGIRLTNRKQGNKAPIEAAVITSLKSAASLNSPATLQVIQDEQQIDLIADIVAGVERVRFLYPQGHHDFYTKEIRWTPEAVNETKDGLDILSLELSESDKTGLKVAESPEVIKLLNRWGGGAAFENLSRKAIRTSSGIGLVTMPSYEAENFLKGGEAVQRVWINANLNGLSFHPISAPLFLFARLNHGNGAGLNQKMTEELSKYQKDLLQIFPTLGDQQGVFMFRLSHASAPTVRALRKPLKDILQFI is encoded by the coding sequence ATGTTAGTACTTGAGAACCTGATAAAAGAAGATTTCACCACCTGTGAACCTAAATTCTTTAGAATCTATCAACAACAAGATAAAGACGCACTTGAGGCTTTATTAAAAGACAAACCACACACCAAAATACACGACGAAATAGAGACTCAGCTGGATGATCTGATCAAATCACAACATCCGAAAAAGAAACCTGAGCCTGCAGAAATGGAGGCGCTGAAGATCAAACACATCGGAAACCTGTCAAAACTGGAATATGGCGTATGGGTATATTACCCATGGTCTGAACGCCTGGTCCACCTGCTGGATGAAGAAGAATTTATTGCCGTAAGAACAAACAGAAATATATACAAAATAACACCGGAAGAACGCGATATCCTGGGTAAACAGAAAATAGGTGTCGTAGGTCTTTCGGTAGGACAATCCATTTCCATTACCATGGCCATGGAAAGAGGGTTCGGAGAAATCAGACTAGCAGATTTCGACCTTCTTGAACTCACCAACCTCAACCGCATCAGAACAGGTGTACAAAACCTGGGCATAAAAAAAGTAGTACTCGTAGCCAGAGAGATCAAAGAAATTGACCCTTTTCTAAAGGTAACTTGTTTCGATGATGGGATGACAGAGGAAAATATGGACCGCTTTTTTACCGAAGGCGGAAATCTGGACATCGTTGTCGATGAATGCGATGGTCTTGACATTAAAATTTTACTCAGACACAAAGCCAAATCACTGGGCATTCCTGTAGTACAGGACATGAGCGATCGCGGAACCCTGGATGTAGAACGTTTTGACCTCGAACCTGAGCGTCCGATCCTCCATGGCTGGATAGACCACCTGGACCATACCCAGGTGAAATACCTGAAAACCAACGAAGAGAAAGTTCCTTTCCTGCTGGCGATGATTGGGGTAGATACCCTCTCTAACCGCCTGAAGGCTTCCATGGTAGAAGTCGGACAATCGATCACCACCTGGCCGCAACTGGCCTCGGCCGTCGCCCTTGGTGGCGCACTGGGTGCGGATGTCTGCAGACGCATCAGCCTGAAACAATATACAGAATCCGGCAGATACTTTGTAGATTTGGAAGACCTGATCGGCGATAAAAACAAAGCAAAAGACAACGATTACAATGTAGTGGATTACACGGCAGAAGTACTGACAGAAAATGAAATGAACCAGGCGATTGCAGCAATCAGCAGCAAAGAAATCGAATCGTTCCCATTGAGCACCGAACAGGTGGAACAACTGGTCTCTGCCGCAGCCATTGCTCCTTCCGCAGGTAACAACCAGCCATGGAAATGGGTAGCCCGCTCCGGAAAACTATACCTCTTCCATGATGAGCAGCATTCGGTATCCTGGGGAGATTTTGACAACATCACCTCCAACATCGCCTTCGGAACTGCCATTGAAAACATTAAACTCGAAGCAGGAAAAGCAGGACTGACAACCAGCTATCTGCCTTTTCCGAATCCGGAAAATAAACGATTGGTTGCGGCTTTCTCTTTCCAAAAAACCGATGTCGCCTATGCAACAGATCTGGCCGCAGGGATGGGCATCAGGTTAACCAACAGGAAGCAGGGAAACAAAGCGCCTATTGAAGCTGCTGTAATCACTTCACTAAAATCGGCTGCAAGCCTCAACTCCCCTGCTACCTTACAGGTGATTCAGGATGAACAACAAATCGACCTGATTGCCGATATCGTTGCGGGAGTGGAAAGGGTTCGTTTCCTCTACCCTCAGGGACACCATGATTTTTATACCAAAGAAATCAGATGGACCCCGGAAGCGGTCAATGAAACCAAAGACGGATTGGATATCTTATCGCTTGAATTGTCGGAATCCGATAAAACAGGTTTAAAAGTAGCCGAAAGTCCGGAAGTCATTAAACTGCTGAACAGATGGGGTGGCGGGGCAGCATTTGAAAACCTGTCGAGAAAAGCAATCCGTACTTCTTCCGGAATTGGCTTGGTTACGATGCCATCTTATGAAGCAGAAAACTTCCTGAAGGGAGGAGAAGCGGTTCAAAGGGTTTGGATCAATGCAAACCTCAACGGGCTCTCTTTTCATCCGATCTCTGCTCCCTTATTTCTTTTCGCAAGGCTAAATCATGGAAATGGAGCAGGCCTGAATCAAAAAATGACAGAAGAACTGTCAAAATATCAAAAGGATCTATTACAAATATTCCCTACTTTAGGGGACCAACAAGGAGTCTTTATGTTCCGGTTGTCCCATGCTTCGGCTCCAACGGTACGGGCTTTACGAAAACCTTTGAAAGATATATTACAATTTATATAA
- a CDS encoding 7TM diverse intracellular signaling domain-containing protein, producing the protein MNKFWSCFLLLIWAAFFAPLQSSGQDTVIVKTGKIERNFGKKIMLLKDQEHRIDVKAALTNQEYTRLNTPVPNLGVTNATYWLKFLIKNESNRSDLMLRLALPTIDYLDFFIVDSTQKVIRHEATGDRLVYASRKFDNPIPTLRFNLEKHKTYTILLKIHGGEQLQVPLTVGNSSSLIDEIQNASIIFGLYIGIISVMFIYNLFLFISTKDKSYLYYIVYILIIGLTQANFQGYAFKYLWPENTWLSTHAVYILSSLAALSAIEFMKQFLHTRDFLPTLHKTLNFFYLPYLIALLSTFFGGFNIGYQIIQITAVAAAMYMLIIAFMVYLKGFRPAKFFLLAWSVFLLGVCSFVLKDYNILEYNTLTYNMMPFGSALEVVLLSFALADKINTFKKEKEESQAQALRVSLENEQLIKQQNIELEQKVNERTLELQESNSTLELTLKDLKEAQSQLVDSEKMAGLGQLTAGIAHEINNPINFVTSNIKPLELDIEELNEVISMYENLKLDEDLNPQINAIESFKKRIDLDFVRDEIKSLLSGIGEGAKRTAEIIRSLKNFSRLDENDCKFVDLNEGLDSTLVLVRNTFPSNFNIEKIYGNLPKVECMPGKINQVFMNLISNAIQAIKGKAQSEEEEKLTITTWHENDQVKISIKDTGPGMSEEVKQKIFEPFFTTKDVGEGTGLGLSIVFRIIENHHGQIDVLTKVNHGTEFIITLPVTSR; encoded by the coding sequence ATGAATAAATTCTGGAGTTGTTTTCTGTTGTTAATCTGGGCGGCTTTTTTTGCGCCTCTGCAATCATCAGGACAAGACACCGTAATTGTTAAAACCGGGAAAATCGAGCGTAATTTTGGCAAGAAAATTATGCTCTTAAAAGATCAGGAACACCGCATCGACGTAAAAGCCGCCCTGACAAATCAGGAGTATACCCGCTTAAATACCCCTGTACCTAATTTAGGCGTTACCAATGCCACCTATTGGTTAAAATTTCTGATCAAAAATGAAAGCAACAGGTCTGACCTCATGTTGAGGCTTGCCCTTCCAACCATTGATTATTTAGATTTTTTTATTGTCGATTCCACACAGAAAGTGATTCGTCATGAAGCAACCGGCGACAGGCTCGTCTATGCGAGCAGGAAATTCGACAACCCCATCCCTACCCTGAGGTTTAACCTGGAAAAGCATAAAACCTATACCATTCTACTGAAAATTCATGGCGGAGAACAATTACAAGTTCCCCTGACCGTTGGAAACAGCAGCTCCCTGATCGATGAAATTCAAAATGCCTCGATCATCTTCGGATTATATATCGGGATCATTTCCGTGATGTTTATCTATAACCTGTTTTTGTTCATCTCCACAAAAGACAAAAGCTATTTATATTATATTGTCTATATTCTGATTATAGGCCTCACACAGGCCAATTTTCAAGGTTATGCCTTTAAATACCTATGGCCTGAAAACACCTGGCTGTCTACCCATGCGGTCTACATACTGAGTTCCCTGGCCGCGCTGTCGGCAATAGAATTTATGAAGCAGTTTTTGCATACCCGGGATTTCCTTCCAACCTTGCATAAGACCCTGAACTTTTTCTATCTGCCTTATCTGATTGCCTTGCTTTCTACCTTTTTTGGAGGTTTCAACATAGGTTATCAGATCATTCAGATCACCGCTGTTGCAGCAGCAATGTATATGCTGATCATCGCTTTCATGGTCTATTTAAAAGGATTCAGACCAGCCAAGTTTTTCCTCCTGGCCTGGAGTGTCTTTCTCCTGGGCGTATGCAGCTTTGTATTGAAAGATTATAATATATTAGAATACAATACCCTTACCTATAACATGATGCCATTTGGTTCGGCATTGGAAGTCGTTTTGCTTTCTTTTGCACTGGCTGATAAAATCAATACTTTTAAAAAGGAAAAAGAAGAATCTCAGGCTCAGGCCCTTCGGGTGTCCCTTGAAAATGAGCAATTGATCAAGCAACAAAATATTGAATTGGAGCAAAAGGTAAATGAAAGAACACTCGAGTTACAGGAATCCAACAGTACACTGGAGCTGACGCTGAAAGACCTTAAAGAAGCACAAAGTCAGCTGGTGGATTCAGAAAAAATGGCCGGCCTCGGACAACTTACTGCCGGTATCGCCCATGAAATCAATAATCCGATTAACTTTGTTACTTCCAACATCAAACCTTTAGAACTCGATATCGAAGAGCTGAACGAAGTCATTAGCATGTACGAGAACCTCAAACTTGATGAAGATTTAAATCCCCAGATCAATGCCATTGAGAGCTTTAAGAAGAGAATAGACCTCGACTTTGTTCGTGATGAAATCAAGTCACTCCTCTCCGGAATTGGCGAAGGCGCAAAACGAACCGCAGAAATTATCAGAAGCTTGAAAAACTTTAGCAGATTAGATGAAAACGATTGTAAATTCGTAGACCTGAACGAAGGATTAGACTCTACATTGGTGTTGGTAAGAAATACCTTTCCTTCCAACTTTAATATTGAGAAAATTTATGGTAACTTACCTAAAGTTGAATGTATGCCGGGGAAAATCAATCAGGTATTCATGAACCTGATTAGCAATGCCATTCAAGCCATTAAAGGAAAAGCACAAAGTGAGGAGGAAGAAAAGTTAACCATTACCACCTGGCATGAAAATGATCAGGTAAAAATCAGTATTAAAGATACAGGACCAGGAATGTCAGAAGAAGTTAAACAGAAGATTTTTGAACCCTTTTTCACCACTAAAGACGTGGGAGAAGGAACTGGCTTGGGATTATCCATCGTGTTCAGGATCATTGAAAACCATCACGGTCAGATCGATGTTCTCACAAAAGTAAATCACGGTACAGAATTTATTATTACCTTACCCGTAACCTCACGATAA
- a CDS encoding hybrid sensor histidine kinase/response regulator encodes MNATTIRVLYIDDEENNLHAFKASFRRQYEIYTAISADEGLKILENVSVQVIIADQKMPNTTGVEFFKNIKHTYPDPTRILLTGYTDIEALADAINHGDIYRYITKPWNDLELHNSIKNAYDAYKSKIDLRNKVAELEKTNDELNRFIYSISHELRAPLVSAMGIVNLVKMEGLFHSSGEYWGLIETCSNRLDYYIQKTLQYYKNNKTISENTAVDFKKLVSDLIELYSYTDKDMHFNVNIIQNEPFFGDAFRIEVILGNLISNAIKYQKETELNKNVNITIEVQPTQVNIAINDNGMGILNEHLEKIFLQFFKSKINHGSGLGLFIVKEALNKINGKIAVSSNSVEGTTFKITIPNVK; translated from the coding sequence ATGAATGCAACAACTATACGTGTTCTGTATATTGATGATGAAGAAAATAACTTGCACGCTTTCAAAGCAAGTTTTAGACGCCAGTATGAAATTTACACAGCCATATCCGCTGACGAAGGATTAAAAATTCTTGAAAACGTTTCCGTGCAGGTGATCATTGCGGATCAGAAAATGCCCAATACGACAGGAGTGGAATTTTTCAAGAACATTAAACACACTTATCCTGATCCAACCAGAATCTTGCTGACCGGTTATACCGACATTGAGGCACTTGCAGATGCGATCAATCATGGTGACATCTACAGGTATATCACCAAACCATGGAATGACCTGGAATTGCACAACTCCATCAAAAACGCTTATGATGCCTATAAATCTAAAATAGACCTCAGAAATAAAGTCGCAGAACTGGAGAAAACCAATGATGAACTGAACCGGTTTATTTACAGCATTTCTCATGAGCTCAGGGCACCACTGGTTTCGGCCATGGGGATCGTCAACCTCGTTAAAATGGAAGGCCTCTTTCATTCCAGTGGAGAATATTGGGGATTGATAGAAACCTGCTCTAACAGACTGGATTATTATATTCAGAAAACCCTTCAATACTATAAAAATAATAAGACCATTTCAGAAAATACGGCGGTCGACTTTAAAAAACTGGTCTCAGACCTGATTGAACTGTATTCGTATACGGATAAAGACATGCATTTCAATGTGAACATCATCCAGAATGAACCTTTCTTTGGAGATGCCTTCAGAATTGAAGTAATTTTGGGCAACCTGATTTCCAATGCCATAAAATATCAGAAGGAAACAGAGCTCAATAAAAATGTAAATATCACGATAGAAGTTCAGCCAACCCAGGTAAACATTGCCATCAACGACAATGGAATGGGCATCCTGAATGAACATTTAGAAAAAATATTCCTTCAGTTCTTTAAGAGCAAGATCAACCACGGAAGCGGTCTCGGCCTTTTCATCGTGAAAGAAGCATTGAATAAAATTAACGGAAAAATAGCAGTAAGTTCGAACTCAGTAGAAGGCACCACCTTTAAAATAACGATTCCAAATGTTAAGTAA
- a CDS encoding response regulator codes for MLSKYKRVMLIDDNEVDLKINSKIITISKLFDEIILCQSGEEALNYLNRNLREEDKLPDFILLDIQMPEMDGFEFLEIFKRLPNPITEKCIVAILSSTLDFGDIKKAEANPHVIRLFKKPLFPKELEEVLAKYL; via the coding sequence ATGTTAAGTAAGTACAAAAGAGTAATGTTGATAGATGACAATGAAGTGGATCTGAAGATCAATTCAAAAATCATTACCATATCTAAGTTATTTGATGAAATCATTCTTTGCCAATCTGGAGAAGAAGCGCTCAACTACCTCAACCGAAACCTGCGGGAAGAAGACAAACTCCCTGATTTCATTTTGCTGGACATTCAAATGCCGGAAATGGATGGCTTTGAATTTCTGGAAATCTTTAAAAGATTGCCAAACCCGATTACAGAGAAATGTATCGTAGCCATTCTTTCTTCTACACTAGATTTCGGAGACATCAAAAAAGCAGAGGCAAACCCTCATGTCATCAGGTTGTTCAAAAAGCCCCTCTTCCCCAAAGAACTGGAGGAAGTGCTGGCCAAATATCTATAA
- the fabV gene encoding enoyl-ACP reductase FabV has translation MIIAPRIRGFICLTAHPEGCAQNVLNQINYVKSKGPIDGPKKVLVIGASTGFGLASRITSAFGSDASTIGVYFEKPPAEGKTASPGWYNTAAFETQAHDAGLYAKSINGDAFSKEIKEKTLALIKADLGQIDLVIYSLASPKRVHPVTGVTHNSVLRPIGEVFSNNTVDFHTGVVSEISIQPASEEDIENTVAVMGGEDWAMWIDELKAAGLLADGATTVAYSYIGPALTEAVYRKGTIGRAKDHLEATAFTITDKLKDIQGKAYVSVNKALVTQASSAIPVIPLYISLLYKVMKAEGIHEGCIEQIQRLFKERLYTGAEVLTDAQGRIRVDDWEMREDVQAKVAALWLESTTETLPSTGDLAGYKKDFLNLFGFDVAGIDYEADVNEMVEISGLV, from the coding sequence ATGATTATTGCGCCTAGAATACGTGGGTTTATATGCCTGACCGCTCATCCTGAAGGTTGTGCCCAAAATGTGTTGAATCAGATCAACTATGTAAAATCGAAAGGACCGATCGATGGTCCGAAAAAAGTGCTTGTAATTGGTGCTTCTACCGGTTTTGGTCTGGCTTCCAGGATTACCAGTGCTTTTGGATCTGATGCTTCCACCATTGGTGTTTATTTTGAAAAACCACCTGCAGAAGGAAAAACAGCTTCACCGGGCTGGTACAATACTGCTGCATTTGAAACACAGGCGCATGATGCCGGTTTATATGCTAAAAGTATAAACGGAGATGCCTTCTCGAAAGAGATCAAAGAAAAAACGCTGGCACTGATTAAAGCAGACCTGGGACAGATCGACCTGGTTATTTACAGTCTGGCTTCTCCAAAAAGAGTTCATCCGGTAACGGGAGTGACGCACAATTCAGTTTTAAGGCCAATAGGTGAGGTGTTCAGCAACAATACGGTAGATTTTCATACCGGAGTTGTTTCCGAAATCTCTATTCAGCCAGCGAGTGAAGAAGATATTGAAAATACAGTTGCCGTAATGGGTGGCGAAGACTGGGCGATGTGGATCGACGAATTAAAAGCTGCAGGTTTACTTGCTGATGGGGCAACTACAGTGGCTTATTCTTATATCGGCCCTGCTTTAACTGAAGCGGTATACCGTAAGGGAACTATTGGTCGCGCTAAAGACCATTTAGAGGCTACAGCCTTCACGATTACTGATAAGTTAAAGGACATTCAAGGAAAAGCTTATGTATCGGTAAACAAAGCCTTAGTGACTCAGGCTAGCTCTGCAATTCCGGTGATTCCATTGTACATCTCTTTATTATACAAAGTGATGAAAGCAGAAGGAATTCATGAAGGATGTATCGAGCAGATCCAACGTTTGTTTAAAGAACGTTTATATACCGGTGCGGAAGTATTGACAGATGCACAGGGAAGAATCCGTGTAGACGATTGGGAGATGCGTGAAGACGTTCAGGCGAAGGTTGCGGCTTTATGGTTGGAATCAACTACAGAAACGCTTCCTTCAACAGGAGACCTTGCAGGTTATAAAAAAGATTTCCTTAACCTTTTCGGTTTTGACGTAGCAGGAATTGACTACGAAGCAGACGTGAATGAAATGGTAGAGATTTCAGGATTGGTATAA
- a CDS encoding M57 family metalloprotease translates to MKTNRILTLAVLCLLTGGLYSCTKDKNVAEEAPKQEELSAATLAQIKAQGFSTEGARKIEGGYLVEGDILLTDENLSQKVESPNLVIAKEEQYRTTNLVTNLPQVITVSVSNLPQVYKDATNIMIARYNALGLSLTFQLASTGTIGKIDIVGFNEGPSGGFITLGSAGFPTSTGKVFNKIRMNTNPAAYGTNPNLNYLASVIQHEVGHCIGMRHTDYMNRAYSCGSAGAGNEGSAGVGAIHIPGTPTGPDANSWMLACSNGGNRTFNANDIIALNYLY, encoded by the coding sequence ATGAAAACCAATCGAATCTTAACCCTAGCCGTGCTGTGCTTATTAACCGGGGGACTTTACTCATGTACAAAAGATAAAAACGTAGCGGAAGAAGCGCCAAAACAGGAAGAACTTTCAGCTGCTACTTTAGCTCAGATTAAAGCCCAGGGATTTAGCACCGAAGGCGCCCGAAAAATTGAAGGCGGGTACCTTGTAGAAGGAGATATCCTTTTAACAGATGAGAATCTTAGTCAAAAAGTCGAAAGCCCTAATTTGGTGATCGCAAAAGAAGAGCAATATAGAACCACCAATTTAGTAACCAATCTTCCACAGGTCATTACGGTATCCGTATCGAACCTCCCACAAGTGTATAAAGATGCGACCAATATTATGATCGCCAGATACAATGCATTGGGTTTATCACTTACTTTCCAACTGGCTAGCACCGGAACGATTGGAAAAATTGATATTGTAGGTTTTAACGAAGGCCCAAGTGGAGGCTTTATTACCTTAGGTTCTGCAGGTTTTCCTACTTCAACCGGTAAAGTTTTCAATAAAATCCGTATGAATACCAATCCGGCAGCTTATGGTACGAATCCAAATCTGAATTACCTGGCTTCTGTGATCCAGCATGAGGTTGGACATTGTATCGGTATGCGTCATACCGATTACATGAACCGTGCCTATAGCTGCGGTTCAGCAGGTGCTGGTAATGAAGGCTCAGCGGGTGTTGGTGCCATCCATATCCCAGGAACGCCAACAGGTCCTGATGCAAACTCGTGGATGCTTGCCTGTTCAAACGGTGGAAACCGTACTTTTAACGCCAATGACATTATTGCGCTTAACTACCTGTATTAA
- a CDS encoding S8 family serine peptidase: protein MLFWLISAYAQAQIPSTKIERAYEKYVSVSDKKLALPVDSMVLVKINRVLSANELAKLNPSRQFSSTHFVLNRKSLKNLSATILYQAPANALWKASDKLNELLAQSNSQNKPIKIRFVLKDLKNGVPSFLSGHQPETDFNYNLVTAVIPLSAVPAILQQEVVLFADIIQTVKEESVIAKFDHTLNEVSTVHALFPDIDGTGITISLKERMFDVKDLDLLGKYIPGAISASSQVAQHATEMATTALGTGNSYYKGQGVAPAAKLSASDVDRSTLPDELKSFKDLNINIQNHSYGTGIENMYGIEAAAYDKQVFESNELIHIFSAGNSGTETPKAGTYTGLANTANLTGNFKQAKNILVIGGINRENMTESGSSKGPAYDGRVKPDVVSFGEDGTSGATALSTGLAILLEQKYKSLFGKSPSSALLKSIFINSADDLGNPQVDYVYGYGKLNAFQSLNTLIENRYKTAVLSQDQDFSFPIQVPVNQKSIKVTLVWNDPPALVSAAQSIVNHLDLSLVSPSGEVTLPWVLSSYPHLDSLAAPAKRKIDQLNTVQQVTMENLSPGTYTVHVKGRNVQQPLQDFSIAYSLTAAAHFRWAYPENADHVPAREENYFRWQNSFAPGKTGKLSISYDNGTNWTVLQNNTDLSKNFYKWSTPDLLTKTILKMEIDANTFQSKPFLISKSPQLEIGYNCNDALFFHWSPVAKATGYTIYHLKDQKMVPLVDVSDTLTIVQKTSTNSTVFAIAAKGTDFTGLRSRAIDYTLQGISCYTRAFTGTVTGDQIVLNLLIGTTSNLKKLIWEKQISKDVFRPLSESNISPGQLTYSYTDINPKIGPQWYRVTMETLDGRKIQTEVILVDFLKDADFSFYPNPVETSINILNGGYEAYTLELYNILGQRVFEEKANGNTQFDISRLNTGLYIGVISRDGKSLKRIKIIKK, encoded by the coding sequence TTGCTATTCTGGCTAATTAGCGCATATGCCCAGGCCCAGATTCCCTCAACGAAAATTGAACGGGCATATGAGAAGTATGTTTCTGTTTCCGATAAAAAATTAGCACTTCCTGTAGATAGCATGGTCCTCGTAAAAATCAACAGAGTTCTTAGTGCCAACGAATTAGCAAAACTAAATCCCAGCAGACAGTTCTCTTCGACACATTTTGTGCTGAACCGTAAATCCCTGAAAAACTTGTCTGCAACAATCCTTTATCAGGCTCCGGCAAATGCTTTATGGAAAGCCAGCGATAAGCTCAACGAACTCCTCGCGCAAAGCAATTCACAAAATAAACCGATAAAAATAAGGTTCGTCCTTAAAGACCTCAAAAATGGAGTCCCTTCCTTTTTATCCGGACATCAACCGGAAACGGATTTCAATTATAACCTCGTCACAGCAGTGATTCCTCTTTCCGCAGTTCCCGCAATTTTGCAACAGGAAGTTGTTCTTTTTGCAGACATCATCCAAACCGTTAAAGAAGAATCAGTCATCGCAAAGTTTGACCATACCCTGAATGAAGTCTCTACCGTACACGCCCTGTTTCCCGATATTGATGGCACCGGAATCACCATCTCCTTAAAAGAGAGAATGTTTGATGTTAAAGACCTCGACTTATTAGGTAAATATATACCGGGCGCCATCAGCGCCAGCAGTCAGGTGGCACAGCATGCAACGGAAATGGCAACCACAGCGCTTGGCACTGGCAATTCCTATTACAAAGGCCAGGGCGTAGCACCAGCCGCTAAATTAAGTGCTTCGGATGTCGACCGCAGTACCCTTCCCGATGAATTGAAAAGTTTTAAAGATCTAAATATCAACATTCAAAACCACTCTTATGGAACGGGGATTGAAAACATGTATGGCATCGAAGCCGCCGCCTACGACAAACAGGTGTTTGAATCCAATGAGTTAATCCATATTTTTTCTGCCGGAAACAGTGGTACAGAAACCCCAAAAGCCGGAACCTATACCGGCCTGGCAAATACCGCAAACCTCACCGGAAATTTTAAACAGGCAAAAAATATTCTGGTCATTGGCGGAATAAACCGGGAGAATATGACCGAATCCGGCAGCAGTAAAGGCCCCGCATATGACGGAAGAGTAAAGCCTGATGTGGTTTCTTTTGGAGAAGATGGGACTTCCGGTGCAACAGCACTCAGCACCGGCCTTGCCATTCTGCTTGAACAAAAGTACAAGAGTCTATTTGGCAAATCCCCTTCTTCTGCCCTGTTAAAGAGCATATTCATCAATTCTGCTGACGACCTGGGAAATCCACAGGTGGACTATGTATATGGATATGGTAAATTAAATGCCTTTCAATCCTTAAATACCCTGATCGAAAACAGATACAAAACTGCAGTGCTGAGCCAGGACCAGGATTTTAGCTTCCCTATACAGGTTCCTGTAAATCAGAAATCAATTAAAGTGACCCTGGTCTGGAATGACCCTCCCGCATTGGTCAGTGCTGCACAAAGCATCGTTAATCACCTCGACTTATCTTTGGTAAGCCCTTCCGGGGAAGTGACTTTGCCCTGGGTACTGAGCAGTTATCCTCACCTCGATTCTCTTGCTGCTCCGGCAAAACGCAAGATCGATCAGCTGAATACGGTTCAGCAGGTGACGATGGAAAACCTTTCGCCTGGAACCTATACCGTCCATGTTAAAGGCCGTAATGTACAACAACCCCTGCAGGATTTTTCAATTGCCTACAGCCTGACTGCCGCAGCTCATTTCCGTTGGGCTTATCCGGAAAATGCAGACCATGTCCCGGCAAGGGAAGAGAACTACTTCCGCTGGCAAAACAGCTTCGCTCCCGGAAAAACAGGAAAATTATCAATTAGCTACGACAACGGAACGAACTGGACCGTTCTCCAGAACAATACCGATCTGAGCAAAAATTTCTATAAATGGTCAACGCCAGACCTGCTGACCAAAACCATCCTTAAAATGGAAATTGATGCAAATACCTTTCAAAGCAAGCCCTTCCTGATTTCGAAATCGCCACAGCTGGAAATCGGTTATAATTGTAACGACGCATTGTTCTTCCATTGGAGCCCTGTCGCCAAGGCTACCGGTTATACGATCTATCACCTTAAAGATCAAAAAATGGTGCCTCTGGTGGATGTCAGCGATACCCTGACGATTGTACAAAAAACAAGCACAAACAGTACGGTCTTTGCCATCGCCGCTAAGGGCACTGATTTTACCGGACTAAGAAGCCGCGCCATTGATTATACCTTACAGGGCATCTCCTGTTATACCCGTGCATTTACGGGAACAGTTACCGGAGACCAGATTGTATTAAACCTACTCATTGGTACTACCAGTAACCTGAAAAAGCTCATCTGGGAAAAACAGATTTCAAAAGATGTTTTCCGCCCCCTATCGGAAAGTAACATCAGCCCCGGACAACTGACCTATAGCTATACCGATATCAACCCCAAAATAGGTCCGCAATGGTACCGGGTAACGATGGAAACACTCGATGGCCGAAAAATCCAGACTGAAGTTATCCTGGTGGATTTCCTGAAAGATGCCGATTTCAGCTTTTACCCCAACCCTGTCGAAACCAGCATCAATATTCTGAATGGAGGATATGAAGCTTATACCTTAGAACTGTACAACATTCTGGGGCAGCGGGTGTTTGAAGAAAAAGCAAACGGGAATACACAATTTGACATCTCCAGACTAAACACCGGACTGTATATCGGAGTGATCTCCAGAGATGGTAAATCCCTGAAAAGGATTAAAATCATTAAGAAATAA